From Zea mays cultivar B73 chromosome 3, Zm-B73-REFERENCE-NAM-5.0, whole genome shotgun sequence:
AATTTGCCATGATGACAAGCATTAACCAAGAACCGAAGAACGGACAACCAGATTAGCTAGGGACGAAGCGCGCGCGGCCCCACGCGGTGTCCAATCAAACCGCCACGGCCGGAACTTCCGGAATGACGAGACTATCCCCCGACCCGAGTCCGACCACCGCCAGAGTACAACGTCCTGGGAAATGGCCACGTACGCGCGCGTCAAGACTCAAGAGGGCCATGTGACCACATGCAGGGGCTGTCCCCCACGAGGGCATGAACCGAATCGGCTCCGAACCGGGAAGCGCCGCCGGTTCGGCCCGGCGCATCCGGCCGTCCGTCCTTCCGGAGCCCCACGCGATAGGCGGCAGGAGCGGCCGAGCGGGACACGCGTTGCAGTTCAACACCGCAGTGGCATTCTCGCTACTGAGACTGAGAGGCAGCCTCCCTCCCTCGTGGGCGTTCTACCGCGACGGGGGTCGCTCTATAAAGAGCGGACGCGCCCCCGCTGCTCTGCTCATCGTCCTCCGCTCCAGCAGCTGCCACAGAGACATCAGAGAGCGGTCCTCCTTGTGAGTCTGAGctgaagaggaggaggaggaggaggagaagcAGCAGCGCAGCCGGAGGAGGGAGAGCGAAGATGCGCCGCGTCGCGCTGTTGCTCGTCGCCGCCGTGTGCGCGCTGGCGGCGCCGGCTGCCGCGGTCGTCACTGACGGTGAGAGCTCTCGGACCTAAGCTTTGTCATATACCGTTCCGTTATGCTGTTTTCTTCACTCTAGTCCAGTCGTAGATGCTGCTACTCTGCTAGGGtactgctcctagagtggacaccCCAGTTTACAGCTTCCAATTCCAGCTGCCCGGAATAGCTCAGCTCTGTGAGCCAGCCGTATCAAAGCAAAACTCCCGCTTTTGTCCATACGCACGGCTCCGCTGTATACGTTCGTCCATCGTATCACTGACACCATGCATAAAATGATTCGTTTTAGACTAAACCTATATTTATTAATCAACTTATATGTCTACATTCATTGTCCTTAATTTGAACGTAGATGGAAAAAAAAGAGGGatagaaagaactatatttttTGGAACGGATGGAATGTTCTTTTACGTAGTAAAAGAAATACATATAAAAAAGATAAAACGTTACTGAAGTTAGAACGGATGAAGGACGGAGGATACGGTGGCCCCTGAATTAATTACCAGCCGATCGAGCGAACACAGAACTGTGCTTTTCTCGTCGTCATCATACATACATTCATGCACGTAGTTAATGGCCTGGTTAGATCCGAAACTTCCCAAAGGGTCGTCATCACTCGTCTCGACAAAATGAATAGTGCTGTGTGTCGCTGTCATGCATATGGGTGGTGGGTCGATCTGATGATCATCATGCCATGCAAATGCATCAACGCTCAAGGCTTTGATTAGTATATATAGAAGAGGACCAATGGAGCATGCAAGCAAATATATACTGTACTGTAGGCACCTGTCGCTTGGCCCCACGGTCACGTACACCTCGCATGGCTagcatgtatatatatatactggGCTACTGGCTGGCACCCGCCTCCTAACTGATTTTTTATATCAAACCACTCTAACATCTAAATAAAAATTCTTAATTATTCAGTTACTAACCAGCGCATGCTGGTCTGGTCGACATAATACATTACTGGGGGTGCTTGGTTGAGGATTGAGTTAGTTCattatcttctcactcctcatttTTTTGGTTTGGGTAATAAAATGAGTTAATCCATCACCACATTATTCCTTATATTTAGTTATTTAGTACTAATATATGGAATGTAGTCATTCCACTAAATTTGAGGAATGAGCACATGATTCATCAATTCATTTTGGATCGAATGATTCGTCAAACAAACACATCATACAAGGATTTTGCCCATTTTCCGCCGCCAAAGCATCGTCTTCAGTTATAGTACTAATGATAAAGCTGACTCGGCAAAGTACGATTAGTATTGGCCGGTGGTGCTGTGAAAAAAAGTAGGGGATGCGTGTTTGATTTGGTCGTGTTCAGATGCGTCGGACGGACCCCACGCATATGTGTGATGTGGTGGTAGATAGAGCAGCTGTGAATGCGTCTGACGATCAGCGCGAGGCCGGTGAGCCTGAGCCCCCCACCGACAGAGCAGCAGAACCAACAGACTGCAACATCTGGTGCTGCGCTGCCATGCAACGTGCACCCTGCCAGTGTCAGCTCAAAAGACTGCAACATCTGTTGCTCCCACCGGCCCACCACCAGACCCATCACGATACATACAACTGACACGAAATGCAATGCAAATGGTGCAGGTCTTCTCCCGAACGGCAACTTCGAGGATGGCCCGCCCAAGTCGGCGCTGGTGAACGGCACGGTGGTGTCGGGCGCCCACGCCATCCCGCGGTGGGAGACGTCCGGCTTCGTGGAGTACATCGAGTCGGGGCACAAGCAGGGGGACATGCTGCTGGTGGTGCCGCAGGGCGCGCACGCGGTGCGGCTGGGCAACGAGGCGTCGATCCGGCAGCGCCTGGCCGTGGCGCGCGGCGCCTACTACGCCATCACGTTCAGCGCGGCGCGGACGTGCGCGCAGGCGGAGCGGCAGCGGCTGAACGTGTCGGTGAGCCCCGAGTGGGGCGTGCTGCCGATGCAGACCATCTACGGCAGCAACGGCTGGGACTCGTACGCCTGGGCATTCAAGGCGAAGATGGACGCGGTGACGCTGGTCATCCACAACCCGGGCGTGGAGGAGGACCCGGCCTGCGGCCCGCTCATCGACGGCGTCGCCATCCGTGCGCTGTACCCGCCCGCGCTCGCCAGGCGGGCGGGGGGAAACAACCTGCTCAAGAACGGCGGGTTCGAGGAGGGCCCCTA
This genomic window contains:
- the LOC100279506 gene encoding uncharacterized protein isoform X1, coding for MRRVALLLVAAVCALAAPAAAVVTDGLLPNGNFEDGPPKSALVNGTVVSGAHAIPRWETSGFVEYIESGHKQGDMLLVVPQGAHAVRLGNEASIRQRLAVARGAYYAITFSAARTCAQAERQRLNVSVSPEWGVLPMQTIYGSNGWDSYAWAFKAKMDAVTLVIHNPGVEEDPACGPLIDGVAIRALYPPALARRAGGNNLLKNGGFEEGPYFLPGASWGVLVPPNIEDDHSPLPAWMIVSSKAVKYVDAAHFAVPQGARAVELVGGRESALVQEVRTVPGWTYRLAFAVGDSGDGCAGSMAAEAYAARATVKVPYQSRGTGGYKRAVLDFTAIANRTRVVFQSTFYHMKPDGTLCGPLVDDASLVGLRKKKPARRLMQLL
- the LOC100279506 gene encoding uncharacterized protein LOC100279506, whose amino-acid sequence is MRLTISARPVSLSPPPTEQQNQQTATSGAALPCNVHPASVSSKDCNICCSHRPTTRPITIHTTDTKCNANGAGLLPNGNFEDGPPKSALVNGTVVSGAHAIPRWETSGFVEYIESGHKQGDMLLVVPQGAHAVRLGNEASIRQRLAVARGAYYAITFSAARTCAQAERQRLNVSVSPEWGVLPMQTIYGSNGWDSYAWAFKAKMDAVTLVIHNPGVEEDPACGPLIDGVAIRALYPPALARRAGGNNLLKNGGFEEGPYFLPGASWGVLVPPNIEDDHSPLPAWMIVSSKAVKYVDAAHFAVPQGARAVELVGGRESALVQEVRTVPGWTYRLAFAVGDSGDGCAGSMAAEAYAARATVKVPYQSRGTGGYKRAVLDFTAIANRTRVVFQSTFYHMKPDGTLCGPLVDDASLVGLRKKKPARRLMQLL